Proteins from a genomic interval of Nocardia sp. BMG51109:
- a CDS encoding DNA-binding transcriptional regulator — MQVMWTGADATALRNALGLSQPQFAKRAGISVSVVKKWKRRAGTIDLPELFAGIMSTMLEQATPEQRLRFTAIRDTTAQLASVGATPQSVEVEVIPSGPVLDMWFGDCSTLTNDLARKDLMLDRRQVSRALAGVVVGVHLLEPLERWLLRDSPGAVPEPPVIGAGLQEIAEMENTARVFREWDDQFGGGLRRKAVVGQLDEVNEILRDAHPPQIKCRLQRVLALLAETAATMSWDSGEQETAQRYYMLATRAAKEAGDYALCANAIAGMSRQLLSLDNYGTAVQRAELERDRAIDALELIRVAQDQFADRATPTVRAMLHTREAWAYSKLGRPSAFRRACDKAFDEFSNVDPTADPYWINYFDAAELSGTIGGRLLDIARRDPAFAGEAAESIAHAITVRRPKRLRSSALDQLGIVEARMIEGEFEEARRLGLDALETVGKTGSDRVRKKLVKVYNRTEQLTKVGAVAELRDRIRPIVAVAT; from the coding sequence ATGCAGGTCATGTGGACTGGTGCCGACGCGACAGCCCTGCGCAATGCACTGGGGCTTTCACAGCCTCAGTTCGCCAAGCGCGCGGGCATCTCCGTCTCGGTCGTGAAGAAGTGGAAGCGCCGAGCAGGAACAATCGACCTGCCCGAGCTTTTCGCCGGGATAATGAGCACGATGCTGGAACAGGCGACGCCTGAACAGCGTCTGCGCTTCACTGCGATTCGCGACACAACCGCGCAGCTTGCGTCGGTCGGCGCAACACCACAGTCTGTTGAAGTCGAGGTCATACCATCCGGTCCAGTGTTGGACATGTGGTTCGGCGACTGCTCGACGCTTACCAATGACCTCGCACGGAAGGACCTCATGTTGGATCGGCGCCAAGTCTCGCGGGCGCTAGCCGGCGTCGTTGTCGGCGTGCATCTGCTGGAACCGCTGGAACGGTGGCTGCTACGCGATTCCCCGGGGGCGGTTCCTGAACCGCCGGTGATTGGCGCCGGCCTGCAAGAGATTGCCGAGATGGAGAACACCGCGCGAGTTTTCCGTGAATGGGACGACCAATTCGGTGGTGGCCTACGGCGTAAGGCCGTCGTGGGTCAACTTGACGAGGTCAACGAGATCTTGCGCGACGCACATCCCCCGCAGATCAAGTGCCGCCTCCAACGAGTTCTCGCACTGCTGGCAGAGACAGCCGCAACGATGTCGTGGGACTCAGGGGAACAGGAAACGGCGCAGCGTTACTACATGCTGGCGACGCGCGCAGCCAAGGAGGCAGGCGACTATGCGTTGTGCGCCAACGCGATTGCCGGCATGTCTCGCCAGCTGCTTTCACTGGACAACTACGGCACCGCCGTACAACGAGCCGAACTCGAGCGCGACCGCGCGATCGACGCACTCGAACTCATCAGGGTCGCTCAGGACCAATTTGCCGACCGGGCAACGCCGACCGTGCGCGCGATGTTGCACACGCGGGAAGCGTGGGCCTACAGCAAACTCGGCCGCCCCTCAGCGTTCCGCCGAGCTTGCGACAAGGCATTCGACGAGTTCTCCAACGTCGACCCGACCGCCGATCCGTACTGGATCAACTACTTCGACGCCGCCGAACTGTCCGGCACCATCGGTGGCCGGCTGCTCGACATCGCCCGCCGTGACCCCGCGTTCGCCGGTGAAGCCGCCGAGTCGATCGCACACGCCATAACGGTGCGCCGACCGAAGCGGCTGCGCAGCTCGGCGCTCGACCAGCTCGGGATCGTCGAGGCTCGGATGATCGAGGGCGAGTTCGAGGAAGCCCGCCGCCTCGGGTTGGATGCACTGGAGACGGTCGGGAAGACCGGCTCCGATCGCGTCCGTAAGAAGCTGGTGAAGGTGTACAACCGCACCGAGCAGCTGACGAAAGTCGGCGCAGTCGCCGAATTGCGAGACCGTATTCGGCCGATAGTCGCGGTAGCGACCTAG